A section of the Citrus sinensis cultivar Valencia sweet orange chromosome 8, DVS_A1.0, whole genome shotgun sequence genome encodes:
- the LOC102607585 gene encoding pentatricopeptide repeat-containing protein At3g04760, chloroplastic-like: MALISSTDFVPRNLVIFTSQHQQQKPTTSHSVQSTVVSCINPKSNERVRVSSSAETRPNTHLLSFDVKETQFMKLIKRSFRAGKFDESLYFIESMVANGCKPDVVMCTKLIKKFFQERKSNKAVRVMEILEKYGEPDVFAYNALISGFCKANQIELANKVLDRLRSRGFSPDVVTYNIMIGSLCSRGMIESGFKVFDQLLRDNCKPTVITYTILIQATMLEGQTDKAMKLLDEMFARGLIPDMFTNNAIIRGMCKKGMVGQAFQFVRSLESRGCQPDVISYNMLLRTLLNMGKWEEGEKLMTEMISRGLEPNVVTYSILISSLCRDGKTEDAVDVLRAAKEKGLTPDAYSYDPLISAYCKDGRLDLAIEFLDYMISDGCLPDIVNYNTILAAFCKNGNADQALEIFEKLSDVGCPPNVSSYNTMFSALWSSGDKIRALGMISEMLSKGIEPDEITYNSLISCLCRDGMVDEAVGLLVDMESTRFRPTVVSYNIIILGFCKTRRINEAIEVLAAMFEKGCKPNETTYVLLIEGIGYGGWRAEAMELANALVSMHAISRDTFKRLNRTFPLLDVYKEISHLATKD; the protein is encoded by the coding sequence ATGGCATTAATTTCATCAACAGACTTTGTTCCTCGTAACCTCGTCATATTTACTAGTCAGCATCAGCAACAGAAACCCACTACTTCACATTCAGTTCAAAGTACGGTAGTAAGTTGCATAAACCCTAAGTCTAACGAAAGGGTCAGGGTTTCATCGTCAGCTGAAACAAGGCCCAACACCCATTTGTTATCTTTTGATGTCAAAGAGACCCAGTTCATGAAACTTATTAAAAGGTCATTCAGGGCAGGGAAGTTTGATGAGtcactttattttattgagtCTATGGTCGCCAATGGCTGCAAGCCTGATGTTGTTATGTGTACAAAGCTCATTAAGAAGTTCTTTcaagaaagaaagagtaaTAAAGCCGTGAGGGTCAtggaaattttggagaaataTGGGGAGCCTGACGTGTTTGCTTATAATGCTTTGATTAGTGGGTTTTGTAAGGCTAATCAGATTGAACTTGCTAATAAAGTGCTTGATAGGTTGAGAAGTAGAGGCTTTTCACCAGATGTtgttacatataatattatgattgGAAGTCTTTGCAGTAGGGGAATGATTGAGTCGGGTTTCAAGGTTTTTGATCAATTACTGAGAGATAATTGCAAGCCAACTGTGATTACCTACACGATCTTGATACAAGCTACCATGCTTGAAGGTCAGACTGATAAAGCTATGAAGCTCTTGGATGAGATGTTTGCGAGAGGGCTTATACCAGACATGTTTACTAACAATGCCATTATTAGGGGAATGTGCAAGAAGGGAATGGTGGGTCAAGCTTTTCAGTTTGTTAGAAGCCTAGAATCTAGAGGTTGTCAGCCAGATGTGATATCTTATAATATGTTGTTACGAACACTTTTGAATATGGGGAAATGGGAGGAAGGAGAAAAGCTAATGACTGAGATGATTTCTCGAGGTCTTGAGCCTAATGTTGTTACTTACAGCATTTTGATTAGTTCACTCTGCCGTGATGGCAAAACTGAGGATGCTGTGGATGTACTTAGGGCTGCAAAAGAAAAGGGATTAACACCGGATGCTTATAGTTATGATCCATTAATTTCAGCATATTGCAAAGACGGGAGATTGGATTTGGCAATTGAATTCTTGGATTATATGATCTCTGATGGTTGCTTGCCAGATATAGTAAACTACAACACAATTCTGGCCGCTTTCTGTAAAAATGGAAATGCTGATCAGGCCTTAGAAATATTTGAGAAGTTGAGTGATGTGGGTTGTCCTCCCAATGTGAGTTCTTACAACACAATGTTCAGTGCACTATGGAGTTCTGGGGATAAGATTAGGGCTTTGGGCATGATATCAGAGATGTTAAGCAAAGGGATCGAACCTGATGAGATTACATACAATTCACTAATATCGTGTTTATGCAGAGATGGAATGGTAGATGAAGCTGTTGGGTTGTTGGTAGACATGGAAAGCACTAGGTTCCGGCCGACAGTTGTAAGTTACAATATAATTATTCTAGGATTTTGCAAAACACGGAGAATCAATGAAGCCATTGAAGTATTAGCAGCAATGTTTGAGAAAGGATGCAAGCCAAATGAAACGACCTATGTATTGTTAATTGAAGGGATTGGTTATGGAGGATGGCGAGCTGAAGCCATGGAGTTGGCTAATGCCCTTGTTAGTATGCATGCTATATCTAGAGATACTTTTAAACGGTTGAACAGGACCTTTCCTTTACTTGATGTTTACAAGGAAATCTCTCATTTGGCTACCAAGGACTAA
- the LOC102625527 gene encoding LRR receptor-like serine/threonine-protein kinase FLS2: MGRNDPYLFVPCLILFSAIVAAAANISRDQDALLSVKAHIINDNPNNILAQNWTSNTSVCSWMGITCDVYGNRVTSLTIPDLGLTGTIPSYLGNLSSLQTLVLSHNWFSVTIPKEIGNLTKLKELRLPYNKLEGEIPEELGNLAELEVLVLNNNLLTGTIPASIFNLSSISTGLVLSNNSLTGSFPDDMCEGLPRLKGLHVSYNQFKGPIPNNLWHCKELSTVSLSFNQFTSRIPRDLGNSTKLKTLFLGFNNLIGEIPQEIGNLRNLEILGIDQNNLIGFIPDTIFNISTLKILTLFNNTLSGNLPSSKNLIGLPNLEGLNLGLNNFGGSIPSFFFNASKLYTLALGYNSFSGLIPEALGQLRNLERLRLERNYLTFSTSELMSFFSALVNCKSLKEIALSENPVDGVLPSSIGNLSVSVEKIYMYKCNIHGRIPKEIGNLINLTTLSLANNNLSGSLPMTLGRLKKLQGLDLQNNKFEGPIPQEFCHFSRLYKFYMNRNKLSGSIPSCLGDLNSLRILSLGSNELTSVIPSTFWNLEDILRFDFSSNSLNGSLPLEIGNLKAVVSIYLSRNHLSGNIPTTIVGLKNLQSLSLKHNRLQGPIPESFGELISLEFLDLSNNNLSGVIPTSLEKLLYLKSLNLSFNKLVGEIPRGGAFANFSAESFIGNDLLCGSPHPQVPLCKSSPQKKSKKKVILLGVVLPLSTVFVVTVILALTFGLITRCSKRRSTEVSHIKVDMSPQVMWRRYSHDELLRATDQFSEENLIGIGSYGSVYKGRFPDGIEVAIKVFHLQREGALNSFDAECEILKTIRHRNLVKTISSCTNHNFKALVLEYMPNGSLEDCLYASNFNLDIFQRLGIMIDVASALEYLHFGHSNPIVHCDIKPSNVLLDDSMVAHLSDFGIAKLLSEEDSMKQTQTLATIGYMAPEYGREGQVSIKGDVYSYGIMLMEVFTGMKPTNEFFTGEMSIKRWVNDSLPAVMNIMDENLLSEDEEHANVSKQSCASSVLSLAMECTSESPENRVNTKEIINRLIKIRDLLFANIEMV, encoded by the exons ATGGGGAGAAACGATCCATATCTCTTTGTCCCTTGTTTGATTCTTTTCTCAGCTATTGTGGCAGCTGCAGCAAACATATCCAGAGACCAAGATGCTCTTCTTTCCGTAAAAGCTCATATAATCAATGATAATCCCAACAATATTTTGGCTCAAAATTGGACCTCAAATACTTCCGTTTGTAGCTGGATGGGCATCACTTGTGATGTCTATGGCAATAGAGTCACATCCTTGACCATTCCTGATCTTGGCCTTACAGGCACCATCCCTTCCTATCTTGGAAACCTTTCTTCGCTGCAAACACTCGTTCTCAGTCATAATTGGTTTTCGGTTACCATACCAAAAGAAATCGGCAATTTGACCAAGCTTAAAGAGTTACGTCTTCCCTATAACAAACTCGAAG gAGAAATTCCTGAGGAGTTGGGCAATCTTGCAGAATTGGAAGTGTTAGTGCTAAATAATAACTTGTTAACAGGAACCATTCCTGCTTCAATCTTCAATCTTTCTTCCATATCAACTGGTTTGGTTTTGTCAAATAATAGCCTAACCGGTAGCTTTCCTGATGACATGTGTGAAGGCCTTCCACGTCTTAAAGGATTGCACGTGTCTTACAATCAATTCAAAGGGCCAATTCCAAACAATTTGTGGCACTGTAAAGAGCTTAGTACTGTTTCATTGTCATTTAATCAATTCACAAGCCGTATACCAAGAGATCTTGGGAACTCGACCAAGCTTAAAACACTCTTTCTTGGCTTTAACAACTTGATCG GTGAGATTCCACAAGAAATCGGCAATCTACGTAATCTAGAGATTTTGGGGATTGATCAAAACAACCTAATTGGTTTTATCCCGGATACAATCTTCAACATTTCAACATTGAAAATACTAACCCTCTTCAACAATACGCTCTCAGGAAATCTTCCATCTAGCAAGAACTTAATTGGACTTCCAAATCTCGAAGGATTGAACTTGGGgcttaacaattttggtgGCAGTATTCCaagtttctttttcaatgcttCCAAGCTCTATACCCTAGCGCTGGGATATAATTCCTTCTCAGGACTTATTCCTGAGGCATTGGGCCAATTAAGAAACCTGGAGAGGCTTCGGTTAGAACGCAACTACTTGACATTTTCAACCTCCGAATTGATGAGCTTCTTTTCTGCTTTGGTAAACTGCAAGAGTTTAAAAGAGATTGCTTTGTCGGAAAATCCTGTGGATGGTGTCCTTCCAAGTTCCATAGGTAATCTTTCAGTTTCTGTggaaaaaatatacatgtacAAATGTAACATTCACGGCAGGATTCCTAAAGAGATTGGCAACTTGATCAACTTGACAACGCTGAGTTTAGCAAACAATAATTTGAGTGGATCACTTCCAATGACGCTTGGTAGACTAAAGAAACTCCAAGGTTTGGatcttcaaaataataaatttgaaggaCCAATCCCACAGGAGTTTTGCCATTTCTCTAGACTCTATAAGTTTTACATGAACCGCAACAAGCTTTCAGGATCAATCCCTTCATGCTTAGGTGATCTGAACTCTCTACGGATACTCTCTCTGGGTTCAAATGAGTTAACTTCTGTCATACCTTCAACTTTTTGGAACCTTGAAGATATACTGCGCTTCGACTTTTCATCAAATTCTTTAAATGGGTCTCTTCCATTGGAGATTGGAAATCTGAAAGCTGTGGTAAGCATATATTTGTCAAGGAATCATTTATCGGGGAATATCCCGACCACAATTGTAGGCCTAAAAAATTTGCAAAGTCTTTCCTTGAAACACAATAGATTACAAGGTCCTATTCCAGAATCTTTTGGTGAGTTGATAAGCTTGGAATTCTTGGatttatctaataataatctttCCGGTGTTATTCCTACGTCTTTGGAGAAACTCTTGTACCTCAAAAGTCTAAATCTCTCTTTCAATAAACTAGTAGGAGAGATTCCTAGGGGAGGAGCTTTTGCAAACTTCTCAGCTGAATCATTTATAGGAAATGATTTGTTGTGTGGTTCACCCCATCCACAAGTCCCACTTTGCAAAAGTAGCCCTcagaaaaaatcaaagaaaaaagttattcTCTTAGGAGTTGTTTTGCCTTTGAGCACTGTGTTCGTTGTTACAGTCATACTGGCTCTTACATTTGGATTGATCACCAGATGTAGTAAAAGAAGAAGCACAGAGGTTTCACACATTAAAGTTGATATGTCACCACAAGTGATGTGGAGAAGATACTCACATGATGAGCTTTTGCGAGCAACGGATCAATTTAGTGAAGAAAACCTCATTGGGATTGGAAGTTATGGCTCGGTTTATAAAGGCAGGTTTCCAGATGGGATTGAGGTTGCAATAAAGGTATTTCACTTACAACGTGAAGGAGCATTAAATAGTTTCGATGCGGAatgtgaaatattaaaaactattCGCCATAGAAACCTGGTCAAAACTATCAGCAGTTGtacaaatcataatttcaaagcATTGGTACTAGAGTACATGCCGAATGGGAGTCTGGAGGATTGTTTGTACGCTAgcaattttaatttggatATTTTTCAGAGATTGGGCATAATGATAGATGTTGCATCAGCTTTAGAATATCTCCATTTTGGTCATTCCAATCCTATTGTCCATTGCGACATAAAGCCTAGCAACGTATTGTTGGACGACAGTATGGTTGCACATTTGAGTGATTTTGGGATTGCAAAGCTCTTAAGTGAAGAAGACTCTatgaaacaaacacaaacactCGCCACGATAGGTTACATGGCACCAG AGTATGGAAGAGAAGGACAAGTATCAATAAAAGGTGATGTGTACAGCTATGGGATTATGTTGATGGAAGTATTTACAGGAATGAAACCCACAAACGAATTTTTTACTGGAGAAATGAGCATAAAGCGTTGGGTTAACGACTCGTTACCTGCGGTGATGAATATCATGGATGAAAATCTACTGAGTGAAGATGAAGAACACGCTAATGTTTCAAAGCAGTCATGTGCATCATCTGTTTTGAGTTTAGCAATGGAGTGTACAAGCGAATCACCTGAGAATAGGGTCAacacaaaagaaattataaacaGACtcataaaaattagagacttaTTATTTGCCAATATTGAAATGGTCTGA